One window from the genome of Streptomyces sp. NBC_00287 encodes:
- a CDS encoding proline racemase family protein yields MRSKLVLHAVDSHTEGMPTRVITGGIGTIPGATMNERRLYFREHRDDIKQLLMNEPRGHSAMSGAILQPPTRPDCDWGVVYIEVSGYLPMCGHGTIGVATVLVETGMVEVVEPVTTIRLDTPAGLVVAEVAVENGAAKAVTLQNVPSFSVGLDRKITLADGRTVTYDLAYGGNFYAILPLAEFGLPFDRTRKDDILKAGLSLMEAINAEVEPVHPEDPSIHGCHHVHLYAPGATARHSRHAMAIHPGWFDRSPCGTGTSARMAQLHARGELPLHTEFVNESFIGTQFTGRLLGTTEVAGIPAVLPSFTGRAWITGTAQYLLDPTDPFPAGFIL; encoded by the coding sequence ATGCGCAGCAAACTCGTCCTGCACGCCGTCGACTCGCACACCGAGGGCATGCCCACCCGCGTGATCACCGGCGGTATCGGCACGATCCCCGGCGCCACCATGAACGAGCGGCGGCTGTACTTCCGGGAGCACCGCGACGACATCAAGCAGCTCCTGATGAACGAGCCGCGCGGGCACTCGGCGATGAGCGGAGCGATCCTCCAGCCGCCCACCCGGCCCGACTGCGACTGGGGTGTCGTCTACATCGAGGTCTCCGGCTATCTGCCGATGTGCGGCCACGGCACCATCGGGGTGGCCACCGTGCTGGTGGAGACCGGCATGGTCGAGGTCGTCGAGCCGGTCACCACCATCCGGCTCGACACCCCGGCGGGCCTGGTCGTCGCCGAGGTCGCGGTGGAGAACGGCGCCGCGAAGGCCGTCACTCTCCAGAACGTGCCGTCCTTCTCCGTCGGCCTCGACCGCAAGATCACACTCGCCGACGGGCGCACGGTGACATATGACCTGGCCTACGGCGGCAACTTCTACGCCATCCTGCCGCTGGCGGAGTTCGGGCTGCCCTTCGACCGCACCCGCAAGGACGACATCCTCAAAGCGGGCCTGTCCCTCATGGAGGCGATCAACGCCGAGGTAGAGCCCGTCCATCCGGAGGACCCCTCGATCCACGGCTGCCACCACGTCCACCTGTACGCGCCCGGCGCGACAGCCCGTCACTCCCGGCATGCGATGGCCATCCACCCGGGCTGGTTCGACCGCTCACCCTGCGGCACCGGCACCAGCGCCCGCATGGCACAACTGCACGCGCGCGGTGAACTCCCCCTGCACACGGAGTTCGTGAACGAGTCCTTCATCGGGACGCAGTTCACCGGCCGCCTCCTCGGCACCACCGAGGTCGCAGGAATCCCCGCCGTCCTGCCGAGCTTCACCGGCCGGGCCTGGATCACCGGCACCGCCCAGTATCTGCTCGATCCCACCGACCCGTTCCCGGCCGGATTCATCCTCTAG